CCTGCGTACGTACAAATATATAAGACAATAAAAAGCCAAATAATAAATTCCCGGCAATTATATAAATGTACAAAGGCGTATCACGTTTGAAGCCTGTTGTTAATCCCGGATGATCGTAAAAGAAAGGAACCAGCAAATTTCCGTAAGCAAGCCATCCTAATAAAAAATAAATGATGCCTGCCACCACTCCACCAATAAGGAATTTTTTTGCGTTCATGACATGTAAGTTTTTCTATTAATAATTGGTAGTTGAAATTAACGAATAGTTTTGATATAATCCAACACCTTGAATAATTTAAAAATAGTATTCGGCATTAATATTGTGCATAAATTGTATGATGATTTTTAGAAAGAACATTTATCTTATTGCTTTAATGTTTTTACACATTATTGCTGTTGGACAAGATAGCCTGTCTGCGAAAAAGCCTGCTGTTGCTGATCTGATCAAAAACAAATCATTTGTATTTATTGCACAATCGCTGACACCTATGAGAATAGCCTACAGGCAATTGACAGATTATTACTACGTTAAATTAACAAAAGACAGTTTACTTTCTTCTTTACCTTTTTTTGGACAATCCCGTATAGCGCCTTTAGATCCTACGAAGATCGGGATCGACATTACTTCTACCGACTTTGATTATGTAGTAACAACTAAAAAGAAAGGCGGTTGGCTGATAACCATTACTCCTAAAGATCAACATACCATCAACTATTTTTTATTTACTATTTATGATGACGGCAAAACGTACCTAGATGTAAACAGTTTTGACAAAGACCCGATCTCGTACAACGGCTACCTGGGAGGATTTGAACATTAATATTTTTAACCATTTTTTTCAGCAATTTTGGCGGCTTGATTTTTTCACTCTGTACATTTATACTATGGAATATTTTGTAAAAGAACAATCGATCGTACGAAAAATATGGGGCAAGAGTGATACGATACTATTTATTTTTGGCGGCGCTGCTGCTGAGTTTGCCGTAAACAAAGCTGTGGACTGGCTTTATTTCACAGGTAAGCTACCCGCTGATCCATTAGGACGTTTATTCTCTACCGTTAGTTATGCCAGGCGTATTGTGTTTTCGAAAGAAGATGATGCGCTGAAAGCTATTGACACCATCACTTCTATTCATAAACATGTTGAGAACAGCAGGGGAAGTTCCATACCCGATTGGGCATACAGAGATGTTTTGTATATGCTGATCCATTACTCTATAGCCTCATTTGAATTGCTGGAAAGAAAGCTAACAGATGATGAAAAAGAAGAACTATTTGATGTGTTTAATCGTATGGGTTCAAGAATGCAATTGAAAGAATTACCCAAAAATTACAATGAATGGTTAATAGCCCGCAAGCAACATTTAAAAGAAAACATTATTAAAAGTAATTACTCTGCAGACCTGTTCAAACAATACAAAAAACATTTAGGGGCTTTTAGATTCGCTGTTTTAATTGAAGGTGAAATATTGGTAGTTCCTGAAGAAGTACGGGAATTGCTGGGATTCAGAAAATTTTCTTTTCTCTCTCCTATCCTTCCGCTTTATAAATTTTCCAAGTTCATCAAATTGGACGGCTTTATTAAATGGCTTATTTTGCCTCCCTTATACCGAAAACAAATCAATGAATTAGATATTTATTAAAGTAGATTGTAATCGACTGATAAACAGCAATTAATTTAAACGATCCCTAGTATTCTTAAAGGTTATCAAATTTTATTCACATTCTCAAAAGCTGTCAATATGGTAGCCGTGTAAGTTGTATTTTTAATCACCTGAAAAAATACCTGATTATGGCGTATGAGAATTTCCCCAGTGCTGCGAATCAACCAATAGCAACCCCTCCAAGATATAATTGGATGCCACTGGTGGCAGGCGTTCTGTTTTTTTCTTTGGCATTTGCTATCGGGTATATTTTGTGGTACAAGAACCAGACGCTTGACGATATTCAACAACAATTATTACAGCAGCAAAAAAGAGCGTTTGGCTTAAAAGCGGCTGCAGTTACCGATTCCAACTCATCTACACAAATAAGCGAATTACAACAGGAATTAAAAGAAGCGAATGAACGTTATGAAGCTTTAAAAGCACTGGATGCTAAAAAAGACAGTCTCAACAGCTTATTTGTACAACAGATCACGATGAAAAAAGACAGCATTGTGTATTTGTTATTCAAACAAAATAGTTCCAAGACCGATTTGAGCAATGCTAAAAAAATGATCGGTTCATTGAAAGAGAACATAGAAGGATATAAAACAAACATTGAAAAGGTAAGCGGCGAAAAAATAACCTTGATACAGGAAAAGCAAACAGTAGAAAAACAACGGGATGATTATAAAACAAATCTTGACTCCGCTTATAACGTCATTAAACAAAAAGAAGACAGCATAGACATAGGTACAACATTAAGCGCAGTTAATTTTTCCATTTTAAGTATTGATGAAAAAAATAACGGCAAGGAAAAAGAAACTTCTGTTGCCAAAAAAGTAGATAAGCTGCGAATTGCTTTTGAAATTGGAGAAAACCGGTTGGCGGCAAGTGGTATAAAAGAACTGTACATCTGCGTTACAGATCCTTCGGGAAATCCTATTGCAGTAGAAGCATTAGGGTCGGGTAAGTTTAATACAAGAGACGGCGATCAGAAATTCTATACAGAGAAAATGAATATTAATTATATACAGGGGGCTCCACACCAGATCATAAGTTTTGACTGGAAACAAAACACCACTTTTGATCCGGGTAATTATAGAATTGAAGTATATAATAATGGATTTAAAATTGGCGAAGGGGTAAGAGCTCTTAAAAAGAGCGGAGGATTATCTCTTTAAAATAAAAACAACCAATTGATACTAAAAGCCTGCAGTAATGCAGGCTTTTTATTTATACTATTGGGCTATGAGATGAGAAAAAAAGTTTCTATCTTACCTGTTGCGATTTATCCCTTCTTGCAACTCCTTATTTTAAATTATTAACTAAAAACTACTTAACATGAAAAAGTATGTAACAGTGCTTGTTATAGCACTAAGCTGTTATTGTATTTCGTGTACGCCTAAGAGCCAGGGTGGAATGTCTGCCGCTGCACAAAAAAATTTAGATGCCATGCATGGTGTTAATCAATGTTTCGATTCAAAAGATTTCAGCAAAGTGGGTGATTACATAGCAGACGATGCTGTTGATCATGCAGGAGACAGCGGTGACATAAAAGGACTTGCCAACATTAAAACTCAGTTTGAAAAATGGACAACAGGTGTTGCTTCGCAAAAAACAGAAGTAATAAAAGAATTGGCAGATGATGAATATGTAATGGCATGGCAAAAATATACAGGTGCTTACAGCAGCGACATGATGGGCCATAAGGCGGGCGATACATACACCATGGAAGCTACAGAAATTGTAAAGTTCAAAGATGGCAAGGCTATTGAACATTGGTCTATGATGAACCCGAAGGACCTGATGAAGATGATGCCTCCACCTCCACCTCCACCTTCATCTTTACCGGATTCAGTTAAAAAAGACACGTCAAAAAAGATGATGTAAGCATATATTTTTTGATAAAGCAGGTATTCTCAAAACGTGATTGTAAAAACGCAAACGTTGCCGGAATACCTGCTTTTTATTTATGCATAAAAAGAAAGTCATTCAATTAACATTTATTTCTTCATTACATCTGTTTGAGAATTAATACGTATCATAAACAGCCGCTGACACTCTCATGGCATTATCAACACGTGTTGATAAATAAAGCAACAATTTCAACAGCCTGTAGTATATTTTTAATTCTATAATCTGTCTCTTTAAAAGCTTCTAACGGATAAGCCTACCCTATAGAATACATTACTAAAACTAAACCCATTAACTATGTTCCAATCTTACTTGCACCGATGTTTTCTGACCCTCTGTATTTTAATAACGACCGTTCAGCTAAATGCCCAGTCGTATCATTTTATTCCGGCTCCTACAGGCTATAATCCTACTTATTCAGATGGATTTCCTGTTTCCTTTAACAACAAGCTTTATTACAGTTTTCAAAATTATGATGACGGGATATGCAAATTAGGAGAGTACGATGGCAATTCAGTTACATTATATACCGTACCAAGTAATGGGAGTCTGCAGGTTAACCAGGGGTATGGGTCAGTTGTTTTCAACAATAAGCTATATTTCATTTGCTCAAATCAAGAGGGCGGATCTCAATTAGCAGTTTTTGATGGATCTGCTATTACATATATAAGCATGCCAGACAATTCGAGC
The Ferruginibacter albus DNA segment above includes these coding regions:
- a CDS encoding DUF4251 domain-containing protein, which encodes MFLHIIAVGQDSLSAKKPAVADLIKNKSFVFIAQSLTPMRIAYRQLTDYYYVKLTKDSLLSSLPFFGQSRIAPLDPTKIGIDITSTDFDYVVTTKKKGGWLITITPKDQHTINYFLFTIYDDGKTYLDVNSFDKDPISYNGYLGGFEH
- a CDS encoding coiled-coil domain-containing protein; protein product: MAYENFPSAANQPIATPPRYNWMPLVAGVLFFSLAFAIGYILWYKNQTLDDIQQQLLQQQKRAFGLKAAAVTDSNSSTQISELQQELKEANERYEALKALDAKKDSLNSLFVQQITMKKDSIVYLLFKQNSSKTDLSNAKKMIGSLKENIEGYKTNIEKVSGEKITLIQEKQTVEKQRDDYKTNLDSAYNVIKQKEDSIDIGTTLSAVNFSILSIDEKNNGKEKETSVAKKVDKLRIAFEIGENRLAASGIKELYICVTDPSGNPIAVEALGSGKFNTRDGDQKFYTEKMNINYIQGAPHQIISFDWKQNTTFDPGNYRIEVYNNGFKIGEGVRALKKSGGLSL
- a CDS encoding oxygenase MpaB family protein, with protein sequence MEYFVKEQSIVRKIWGKSDTILFIFGGAAAEFAVNKAVDWLYFTGKLPADPLGRLFSTVSYARRIVFSKEDDALKAIDTITSIHKHVENSRGSSIPDWAYRDVLYMLIHYSIASFELLERKLTDDEKEELFDVFNRMGSRMQLKELPKNYNEWLIARKQHLKENIIKSNYSADLFKQYKKHLGAFRFAVLIEGEILVVPEEVRELLGFRKFSFLSPILPLYKFSKFIKLDGFIKWLILPPLYRKQINELDIY
- a CDS encoding ester cyclase, producing MKKYVTVLVIALSCYCISCTPKSQGGMSAAAQKNLDAMHGVNQCFDSKDFSKVGDYIADDAVDHAGDSGDIKGLANIKTQFEKWTTGVASQKTEVIKELADDEYVMAWQKYTGAYSSDMMGHKAGDTYTMEATEIVKFKDGKAIEHWSMMNPKDLMKMMPPPPPPPSSLPDSVKKDTSKKMM